A section of the Ignavibacteriales bacterium genome encodes:
- a CDS encoding T9SS type A sorting domain-containing protein, translated as MTKKLLWLFPVIVLGFFIFTGQDNPVRDIEKWNITPDMTGIQMTGETYTPLPTLPNDFVFTTTPRVVNTRGGSLVVNPSFRPYPTTNTTQSEVVIVRNPTNPAIMWASANMYYPTGGFISEGVYVTTNGGANWFGNDTLTGAPISGHSGDPGPTIDKDGVFLITHLGGGIGANFSTNNGLTWSNTFNIITGSQDKNLSNTDDVPGSPFYGRSYTVWTDFRTTVKPIMVSYTTNNGTSWSTAQAINNPPSPLTTSQGCDVVVGPGGVVYATWRDHGASPFTGVRVGLGVSTNGGVNWTVTDQAFAMNGVRSTSFGTYGIRVPDFPRIDVDKSGGPRNGWIYIITNEFNLAPAGTDADIIMNISSDGGATWTRSRVNQDPLNNGKLQFFGAVDVDDNGGVNVVYYSNENTASDSAEVFVGRSIDGGATWDNIIASDHHFRPRAISGLAGGYQGDYIGITTANNKIWPVWMDNSTGIYQLWTASIELGPAISHTPLTNTENTAGPYVVNCTITPAGSPISAPDTKVFWSRNGGPLTNSVTMTNSSGNNWTANIPGNGTAAEYRYYISTKDNLNRTSTHPGGAPGNFHSFMASPDTQAPNITHTPVGPIPLINWPASVSATVTDNIGVDSVFVKWKKNSNGSTNTFTLANVGGDNYEGTFNSTPPSVNLTDTIYYRVFANDISSNHNLDSTSQHAITFLNKFFIEPFPTTTFNTAHWATITDVQIIDASGVATGTFPHPIPSSPFFLTVKNTAALLESQTIDLSSFNTAALIMKESEHDLEIGERVHLEYWDGAAWQSLHIFNGTDNGFGVFEPFDSVSFILPGAALNSTFKFRYRGEGLESTDEWFFDDICILGDVQTGLTVNQGIPEKFGLNQNYPNPFNPSTKISFDIPKQSHVSIKIYDITGREIAKLINQQFSAGSYTVDFNGAKFASGVYFYRLEADGFVETKRMMLIK; from the coding sequence ATGACCAAGAAATTACTATGGTTATTTCCTGTTATTGTATTGGGCTTTTTTATCTTTACCGGACAGGATAATCCGGTTAGAGATATAGAAAAATGGAACATTACCCCGGATATGACCGGGATACAAATGACAGGAGAGACCTATACGCCTCTCCCTACGTTACCGAATGACTTTGTTTTTACTACAACCCCACGGGTTGTCAATACCAGGGGAGGTTCACTCGTAGTTAATCCTAGTTTTAGACCCTATCCAACAACAAACACAACACAAAGTGAGGTTGTCATAGTAAGGAATCCGACGAATCCCGCTATTATGTGGGCATCAGCAAATATGTATTATCCCACTGGCGGTTTTATATCGGAAGGTGTTTATGTAACCACAAATGGCGGTGCAAACTGGTTTGGAAATGATACACTTACAGGCGCTCCCATCAGTGGTCACAGTGGTGATCCGGGTCCTACTATTGACAAGGACGGAGTCTTTCTGATCACTCACCTTGGTGGCGGTATTGGAGCAAACTTTTCCACTAATAACGGTTTGACATGGTCTAATACTTTTAATATCATCACAGGTTCACAGGATAAGAACTTATCTAATACAGATGACGTCCCGGGCAGCCCGTTCTACGGAAGAAGTTATACTGTGTGGACGGATTTTAGAACTACAGTGAAACCTATCATGGTTTCATATACTACAAACAACGGTACCAGCTGGTCGACTGCGCAGGCAATTAATAATCCGCCTTCGCCGCTTACTACTTCACAGGGTTGTGACGTGGTCGTGGGACCCGGTGGTGTTGTTTATGCAACATGGAGAGATCACGGCGCTTCACCATTTACAGGTGTAAGGGTTGGTCTCGGTGTTTCAACTAACGGTGGTGTAAACTGGACCGTAACAGACCAGGCTTTCGCAATGAACGGAGTAAGAAGTACGAGCTTTGGTACATATGGTATCAGGGTGCCGGACTTTCCAAGAATAGACGTTGACAAATCAGGCGGTCCAAGGAACGGCTGGATATACATCATAACAAATGAGTTCAATCTTGCCCCTGCAGGTACAGACGCTGATATTATTATGAATATATCGTCAGATGGCGGTGCTACCTGGACAAGGAGCCGTGTCAACCAGGATCCCTTAAATAATGGAAAGTTACAATTCTTTGGCGCAGTTGACGTTGATGATAATGGCGGCGTAAACGTAGTTTATTACAGTAATGAAAATACTGCATCGGATTCGGCTGAAGTATTCGTTGGAAGGTCGATCGATGGCGGTGCGACATGGGATAATATAATTGCCAGCGATCATCATTTCAGACCAAGAGCTATCTCCGGATTAGCGGGTGGTTACCAGGGTGATTATATTGGTATAACCACAGCAAACAATAAGATCTGGCCCGTATGGATGGATAACTCGACAGGTATATACCAGTTATGGACAGCTTCTATCGAGCTTGGTCCTGCTATTTCACATACACCATTGACGAATACAGAGAATACTGCCGGTCCTTATGTAGTTAATTGTACAATTACTCCGGCAGGATCGCCAATAAGCGCTCCGGATACAAAAGTATTTTGGTCGAGAAACGGCGGACCTTTGACTAATAGCGTTACGATGACTAACTCCAGCGGAAACAACTGGACTGCGAACATTCCGGGTAACGGTACTGCGGCAGAATACAGATATTACATATCGACAAAAGATAACCTGAATAGAACATCGACTCATCCTGGAGGTGCACCGGGAAATTTCCATTCATTCATGGCATCACCGGATACTCAAGCACCGAATATTACACATACACCCGTTGGACCAATTCCACTCATTAACTGGCCGGCTTCTGTTTCGGCTACGGTAACCGATAACATTGGTGTCGATTCCGTATTTGTAAAATGGAAAAAGAACTCAAACGGTTCGACAAACACATTTACTCTTGCTAATGTAGGCGGTGATAATTACGAAGGTACATTTAATTCTACTCCGCCTAGCGTAAACCTAACTGATACTATTTACTATAGGGTATTTGCAAACGATATTTCAAGCAATCACAATCTTGATTCAACTTCGCAGCATGCGATAACATTCTTAAATAAATTCTTTATTGAGCCATTCCCAACGACGACGTTTAATACGGCTCACTGGGCAACAATAACCGATGTTCAGATAATCGATGCCAGTGGTGTGGCTACCGGTACATTCCCGCACCCGATTCCATCGTCTCCGTTCTTCCTGACGGTAAAGAATACAGCGGCATTACTTGAGTCTCAGACTATCGATCTAAGCTCGTTTAATACAGCGGCATTGATCATGAAAGAAAGCGAACACGATCTGGAGATCGGTGAGAGGGTTCACCTTGAATACTGGGATGGAGCTGCATGGCAGTCATTGCATATATTCAATGGTACTGATAACGGTTTTGGTGTATTCGAGCCGTTCGATTCGGTTTCATTTATACTTCCGGGCGCAGCTCTCAATTCCACATTTAAATTTCGTTACAGAGGTGAAGGACTTGAAAGCACGGATGAATGGTTCTTCGACGATATTTGTATACTCGGCGATGTCCAAACCGGCTTAACAGTAAATCAGGGAATCCCGGAGAAATTTGGATTGAACCAGAACTATCCTAATCCATTCAACCCGTCCACAAAGATCAGCTTTGATATTCCAAAGCAGTCTCATGTATCGATAAAGATATATGACATTACGGGTAGGGAAATTGCAAAACTAATTAATCAGCAGTTTAGTGCAGGATCCTACACGGTGGACTTTAATGGAGCTAAATTTGCTTCAGGTGTCTATTTTTACAGGCTTGAGGCGGACGGATTTGTTGAAACCAAGAGGATGATGTTAATTAAGTAG